One genomic window of Quercus lobata isolate SW786 chromosome 9, ValleyOak3.0 Primary Assembly, whole genome shotgun sequence includes the following:
- the LOC115962054 gene encoding GDSL esterase/lipase At1g33811 codes for MKGFSEFTFLSVVLVFLWLCAKACSQPQQLQVPCFFIFGDSLVDNGNNNRILTLARANYRPYGIDFPQGTTGRFTNGRTYVDALAQLLGFPNYIPPYERTRGAALIRGVNYASGASGIRDETGTNLGDHVSMNRQLANFASTVQEMRRFFRGNNNSLSSHLSKCIFYSGMGSNDYLNNYFMPDFYTSSSDFTVQAYAAVLLQDYSRQLTQLYSLGARKVIVTAVGQIGCIPYQLARYHGNSSRCNEKINTAVSLFNTGLRKLVDLFNRGQLPGAKFVYLDSYQSTSDLYLNASNYGFEVIDKGCCGVGRNNGQITCLPLQQPCQDRQKHLFWDAFHPTEVANIYFAKTSYSSQTKSYAYPINIQQLAML; via the exons ATGAAGGGTTTCAGTGAGTTTACTTTTTTGTCAGTTGTTTTGGTCTTTCTGTGGTTATGTGCTAAGGCTTGCTCACAGCCACAGCAACTCCAAGTGCCTTGTTTCTTCATATTTGGTGACTCATTGGTGGATAATGGAAACAACAATAGGATTCTTACGCTTGCTAGAGCCAATTACAGGCCTTATGGCATTGACTTTCCACAGGGTACCACTGGCCGGTTTACTAATGGTCGAACTTACGTCGATGCACTAG CTCAACTTCTAGGGTTTCCAAATTACATCCCACCCTATGAAAGGACTAGGGGCGCTGCACTGATTAGGGGAGTGAATTATGCATCAGGGGCTTCTGGCATCCGAGACGAAACAGGAACTAATCTG GGAGATCACGTGTCGATGAACCGACAGTTAGCCAACTTTGCAAGTACAGTGCAAGAGATGAGGAGGTTCTTCAGAGGAAACAACAATTCCCTCAGTAGTCATCTAAGCAAGTGCATCTTTTATTCTGGGATGGGAAGTAATGATTATCTTAACAACTATTTTATGCCTGACTTCTATACAAGTAGTTCAGATTTCACAGTACAAGCTTATGCTGCTGTACTTCTTCAGGACTACTCACGCCAGCTCACT CAATTGTATAGTTTGGGAGCACGGAAGGTGATTGTAACTGCAGTTGGCCAAATTGGTTGCATACCATATCAACTTGCAAGATATCATGGTAATAGCAGCCGCTGCAATGAAAAAATCAATACTGCAGTCTCTCTTTTCAACACAGGGCTCCGGAAACTTGTTGATCTTTTCAACCGAGGCCAGTTGCCTGGAGCAAAGTTTGTGTACCTAGACTCATATCAGAGCACAAGCGATTTATATCTGAATGCATCCAATTATG GATTTGAAGTGATAGACAAGGGATGCTGTGGAGTGGGCAGGAACAATGGGCAAATTACTTGTCTTCCTCTTCAACAACCATGTCAGGATCGTCAAAAGCACTTGTTCTGGGATGCCTTTCATCCAACCGAGGTGGCAAACATCTATTTCGCCAAGACTTCATACAGTTCACAAACAAAGTCGTACGCATATCCAATTAATATACAACAATTAGCAATGCTCTAA